The sequence below is a genomic window from Oscillospiraceae bacterium.
GGCCAGAGCGTCCCCCACCTGCACTTCCACGTGCTGGCGGGCCGGGACATGACCTGGCCCCCGGGCTAACGAAATTCAAAAAGGCGGCGCGGTATAAAACCGCGCCGCCTTTCTATTATTGCTCCGCTTTCACCAGATGGACCAGCACCTGGGCCATCTTCTCCAGGGCGGCGGCGGGGATGTACTCGTACACCCCGTGGAAGTTCACGCCGCCGGTGGACAGGTTGGGGCAGGGCAGCCCCTCGTAGGAGAGCCTGGCTCCGTCGGTGCCCCCCCGGATGGGGATCTCCACGGGCGCCACCCCGGCAGCCTGCATGGCCGCCCGCGCCCGGTGGATGAGGTACATGTGGGGCTCGATCTGCTCGCGCATGTTGTAGTACTGGTCCTTCACCTCCAGCTCCACGGATCCGGGGCCGAAGCGGCCGTTGAGGAAGGCGGCCGCCGCCTGGACATAGGCCTTGCGGTGCTCGAACTGCTTGCGGTCGTGATCCCGGATGATCATGGTGAGCTTTGCCTCGGTCTCGTCCCCCTGGAGGGCGGACACGTGGTAGAAGCCCTCGTAGCCCTCGGTGTGGGCGGGGGCCTCGGCGGGGGGCAGGAGCTTGACGAACTCCACCGCCATCAGGGCGGCGTTCTTCATCTTGTTCTTGGCCGAGCCGGGGTGGATGTTCCGGCCGTGGAAGCGGGCCTTGACCCCGGCGGCGTTGAAGTTCTCGTACTCAATTTCACCCAGCTCGCCGCCGTCCACGGTGTAGGCCACCGCCGCGCCGAAGCCCTCCACGTCGAAGTGGTCGGCCCCCTGGCCCACCTCCTCGTCGGGGGTGAAGCCCACGGCGATGCGTCCATGGCTCACCTCGGGGTGGGCGATGAGGTACTCCAGGGCGGTCATAATCTCGGCCACCCCGGCTTTGTCGTCGGCCCCCAGCAGGGTGGTGCCGTCGGTGACGATGAGATCCTGCCCCCGGTACTTGTCCAGGCTCTCGAACTCGGCGGGCTTCATGACGATGCCCTTCTCCCCGTTGAGCACCACGTCGCCCCCCTCGTAGTGGACGATCCGGGCCTTCACGTCCGCGCCGGAGGCGTCGGGCGAGGTATCCATGTGGGCGATAAGGCCCATGC
It includes:
- the pepT gene encoding peptidase T; protein product: MLAMTAVERFLRYVSYDTRSDEDSETSPTTEKQKVLGQALAAELSQLGLQNAHMDPFGYVYGWLPPTPGCEGVPCMGLIAHMDTSPDASGADVKARIVHYEGGDVVLNGEKGIVMKPAEFESLDKYRGQDLIVTDGTTLLGADDKAGVAEIMTALEYLIAHPEVSHGRIAVGFTPDEEVGQGADHFDVEGFGAAVAYTVDGGELGEIEYENFNAAGVKARFHGRNIHPGSAKNKMKNAALMAVEFVKLLPPAEAPAHTEGYEGFYHVSALQGDETEAKLTMIIRDHDRKQFEHRKAYVQAAAAFLNGRFGPGSVELEVKDQYYNMREQIEPHMYLIHRARAAMQAAGVAPVEIPIRGGTDGARLSYEGLPCPNLSTGGVNFHGVYEYIPAAALEKMAQVLVHLVKAEQ